A genomic region of Syntrophorhabdaceae bacterium contains the following coding sequences:
- a CDS encoding ABC transporter substrate-binding protein, translated as MKRFIFFISIVMFIVFSVPLPSVAAEKPIVIGAPLATAFLYGWDAERGIKLAVEEINKAGGVNVGGKKRPFVVEVIDTRDLEPGVPVSEALLGLEKLILEKKADFIIGGPVRSEAALAAMDLLNKYKKISILTTGVLTPAYQKKIADNYDKYKYCFRNTSHVGVMMTEFITMLEDLRKAHGFDKATVMVQDVAHARAGGAAMQKGLTAKGWKVFDMKIYPT; from the coding sequence ATGAAAAGATTTATCTTTTTTATCAGCATTGTAATGTTTATCGTTTTCTCCGTTCCTTTGCCATCCGTTGCCGCTGAGAAGCCAATCGTCATCGGAGCTCCGCTTGCCACCGCCTTCCTCTATGGATGGGATGCCGAGAGGGGGATAAAGCTTGCCGTGGAAGAGATCAATAAGGCGGGCGGCGTGAACGTTGGAGGCAAGAAGAGGCCTTTTGTCGTTGAGGTCATCGATACGAGAGACCTCGAACCCGGCGTCCCTGTCAGCGAGGCATTGCTTGGGCTTGAAAAGCTTATTCTCGAAAAGAAAGCGGATTTTATCATCGGAGGCCCTGTCCGTTCGGAAGCGGCGCTTGCCGCCATGGACCTGCTCAACAAATATAAGAAGATAAGCATCCTGACAACAGGGGTTCTCACGCCTGCCTATCAAAAAAAGATTGCAGATAATTATGATAAATACAAATACTGTTTCCGGAATACAAGCCATGTAGGTGTAATGATGACTGAGTTCATCACCATGCTCGAAGATCTCAGGAAGGCCCATGGTTTTGATAAGGCTACTGTCATGGTGCAGGACGTGGCGCACGCGAGAGCGGGCGGCGCGGCAATGCAAAAGGGACTTACCGCCAAAGGGTGGAAGGTCTTTGACATGAAGATATATCCTAC